Proteins co-encoded in one Syngnathoides biaculeatus isolate LvHL_M chromosome 22, ASM1980259v1, whole genome shotgun sequence genomic window:
- the LOC133495398 gene encoding progestin and adipoQ receptor family member 4-like, with translation MVDPGPRLLDFTKTPTHLQFNKYVLTGYRPASTAHECVRSLFYMHNELGNIYSHGIPFFLFLVLLPFSIPWREVDSVWIGVVHYLACLSPTVGSVLYHVFMNHVGGEHVYDTLLSLDMVGVCLVNTLGALPIIYITLLCFPAVQQAALLAYIFLSAYGIYCATTARTNVLRLRAFLWQAVFRFSLFLFRAYGSGAGSPDSLRLFVIMDSLAVLGGLVNVVQIPERFVPGLFDNWGNSHQIMHVMVICSIIYLHWGTLEDLTWVKNYQCPAG, from the exons ATGGTTGACCCGGGGCCGCGGCTGTTGGACTTCACCAAAACACCGACGCATCTTCAGTTCAACAAGTACGTGCTGACCGGCTATCGGCCGGCGTCCACCGCTCACGAGTGTGTGCGGAGTCTCTTCTACATGCACAACGAGCTGGGTAACATCTACAGCCACG GGATCCCTTTCTTCCTGTTCCTGGTGCTGCTGCCCTTCAGCATCCCCTGGAGGGAGGTGGACAGCGTCTGGATCGGGGTGGTCCACTACCTGGCCTGCCTCAGCCCCACGGTGGGCTCGGTGCTCTACCACGTGTTCATGAACCACGTCGGCGGGGAGCACGTGTACGACACTCTGCTCTCGCTGGACATGGTCGGcgtctgcttggtcaacacgctAG GCGCCCTTCCCATCATCTACATCACACTCCTCTGCTTCCCGGCCGTGCAGCAGGCCGCGCTGCTGGCCTACATCTTCCTGTCGGCCTACGGCATCTACTGCGCCACCACGGCTCGCACCAACGTCCTGCGCCTGCGGGCCTTCCTCTGGCAGGCCGTGTTCCGCTTCAGCCTCTTCTTGTTCCGCGCCTACGGCAGCGGGGCGGGCAGCCCCGACTCGCTGCGCCTCTTCGTCATCATGGACTCCCTGGCCGTGCTGGGCGGGCTGGTCAACGTGGTCCAGATCCCCGAGCGCTTCGTCCCGGGCCTGTTTGACAACTGGGGTAACAGTCACCAGATCATGCACGTTATGGTTATCTGCTCCATTATTTACCTCCACTGGGGAACTCTGGAGGATCTGACCTGGGTCAAGAACTACCAGTGTCCTGCTGGATGA